The following is a genomic window from Trachemys scripta elegans isolate TJP31775 chromosome 16, CAS_Tse_1.0, whole genome shotgun sequence.
TGGGAGAGCGCTTCATGGTGTGCGGGGAGGAGAGattcccgccccctctccccacacacacacaaatgagtgattccctccccagggcccccccacagccccagccggGATTACCCCAGCCCCCCCCGGTCCCGATTTCCAGACCCCGGAGCCACTCACCAACGTGACGTTCTTCCTCTCAGCGTGGGCGCGGTGCCACCAGGGCCCCGTGCTGGGCACCTCCGGGCGCTcggcctccctcctgctcctgtccTGCCCGTGGCTCTCCTGGGGGCGGCAGGAGAGGTCACAGGGCGGGTGCTGGGGCCCACGCCACCCATAgccgccccccagcccctcagTGATGCTGCAGCATGAGCTGTGCCCCctgatgccccctcccccatgccagtAGGGCAGGGCCCCAATCCCCATAGCTCCATCCCTGCAGCAGGGGgaccccagtcccctcccccccgtggcCTGAGAGCCGGAGACCCCCCCGAGCTGAGCAGCAGcccccagctccccgccccccatgccaCGTACCAGTGCCAGCCGTAGGGGGTTGGCTGCCGGGCTGCAGGCCACGCGCTGCCCGGGCCGGGCCGCCAGCTCCAGCCGCAGCGGGTAGAGCAGCCACTTGCCATTGGCGATCTCGTGGGGCCACATGAGGTTGAGGAAGGCCGAGCCCAGGGTGTTGAGCGACTGGCCCCGGTTGGAGACCTGCGGGGGGCAGGGACCCTGAGCCAGGCGCCGCCCGGGGGGACACGCACTAGCCTGAGTCTGTGGGGCAGGGTCAAATGCCACCCACCtgcccagatggggaaactgaggcactttAGGGGGAAGagatgtcctgactcccagccgcccccccccccagctctaaccactagacccagCTCCCCTGTCCCAGATGGGAATGGACCCCGGTGTCCTGAACCCAGCCCCCACCATGATCCTCAGCCCTCCCCCATCCATGCTCAGGGTGGTCGCAGGGGAGGCTCAGGGTGAGGTCTGGTGTGGGGGGGGcgttgctgccccttccctgagcggGGTACTCACCGTCACCTCGTAGCGCACGGCACTGCCCACCTGGCCCTCAGTGCGAACAGCGCTCTCGCCCCGCACCCGGCCGCCGAAGAACAGCCGCCGCGGGATGGCCacgctgcagggtggggggagaaaacggggtcaggggggtgtcttGGAGCCccgcagagcccccccccccgaccgcttgccccgccccccccccccagacagctTGCCTTGCCCCCGGtcccaccccagcctgccccacccccgccccccagatgGCTCACCTCGCCCCCGCCCCGCAGACGGCTCCCCCGGCCCCCAAGCTGCCTCACCCCTGCAACCACCCCCACGGCTCCTCCCTCCACCCGCTGTGcccccccagctgccccatcGGGGGCACTTACCCCGTGACGGACAAAGGCAGCTCAATGACCACACGTGCCCGCGCCGTCACAGGCCGCAGCCCCGGCTGCTCGCtgatcctgagagagagagacgggggggggggtaggggcaTCATGGGGgctccccccactgcaacccGCCAGTGACCAACTGCAATTCCTCTGACCCCCTCCAcagccaacccccccaccccctgaacaTCACCCAGCCCCCATCACCTGTTTGCTCCCCACCCCGgcgtcccctgcccccacccagccctgcagggggcgctcacgtgctcagctccagctccagctccagctcccgcGTCTCGATGGTGATGCCCGAGGTGCTGACAATGAGATAGAACCGCACCTGGGGGGGCAGAGAGATCagggccatggggggggggcagaggccaGGGGGAGCAAGAAGCAGGTGGTGAGATCTGGGCGCAGTGCGGGGGGCAGTGAGGTCTGGGCGCAGTGCGGGGGGAACAGGGGGCACTGGAGGGGCAGTGAGGTCTGGGCGCAGTGCGGGGGGAACAGTGGCACTGGAGGGACAGTGAGGTCTGGGCGCAGTGCGGGGGGCACTGGAGAGGGAGTGAGGTCTGGGCGCAGTGCGGGGGGAACAGGGGGCACTGGAGGGGCAGTGAGGTCTGGGCGCAGTGCGGGGGCAGGAATTTAGGGGGCTGATCCCCACCTGAGCTCCGCGCTTCATGGGGTTGCCCAGCTCGCACTGCACTTGAGAGGCGTTCAGATTGGGCAGGCATGGCTGCTTCTCCTGGAAAGGACGAGACGTCAGAGCCCGGGGccaacaacccctccccccacccctggcccccccaccccgtcctgtaCCAGGCCGGGCCCGGCCCACGCGTCATGGGCCCGGACCCCGGAgtagggcagggcctcggggaaggtgGCCGTGAGCAGGGCCTCATGGGCATCGTCCCCATCCCGCTGCGGCGCCGCTGGGTCCGAGGGCAGGTTGGTGACCTGGATCTCCAAGGCCACGTCCTTCTGGTCGCTCATGGCGAAGACAGCCGTGCCATCGGCACCCCTGCAGTGGAGAGAGGCAGGCCCAGCGCCGCGGTGAGGGGCCTCTGTGGGCATCAGCACAGAGACCCATGGCATCCTGGAGACAGCAGGGGGGCACCATGCAGGGATCTGCCCCCAGACCCGCCCCCTGGATAGATCCCAGCCCCACTCGGCCAGCTGGGGCGGGAGGGCAAGTCTGAGAGGGGCCAGTACGTGTctcttacccctccccccatcctgggCCCGCGGGGCTCAGCCCCCCCTCacctgggcaggggcaggaattCGGCGTCCCCCACGCGGGAGCAGAACTGGTAGCGCAGCTCGAGGTTGCTCTGGCAGATCTTGTCCTCCCCGCAGCCCTGCTTCAGAAAATTCACCTGGGGACAaaccccccccgggggggggggtagctggGATGACCCCCAGGCagcgcccctccccctctgcgCTGCCCCCCTGCACggcgccccgccccccagcacggGCTCGCCCGCCGGCTCAGAGCCATCCCCCAGAATATTCCCGCAGACCGCTGCACGTGCTCCAGCTGCCCAGAGCCCAGCTACGCCCACAGCACCGACGAACGATGCCCccctggggcggggccgggcgctgcccagcgGGAGACAGCGACACCGCGCAGGGCTCACACAGCCAGCACTGacatgcagcctcctctggggcGGGCCCGGGCGCTGGCCAGCAGGAGACAGCGACACCGCGCAGGGTTCACACAGCCAGCACTGacatgcagccccctctggggcgGGGCCCGGGCACTGCCCAGTAGGAGACAGTGACACCGCGCAGGGCTCACACAGCCAGCACTGacatgcagcctcctctggggcGGGGCCCGGGCGCTGCCCAGCGGGAGACAGCGACACTGCGCAGGGTTCACACAGCCAGCACTGacatgcagccccctctggggcagggcccgGCGCTGGCCAGCAGGAGACAGCGACCCCCCCAAAGGCTGACACCGCCTGGAGGAACAGAAGAGTCCCCGGTCTGGGCGCTGGCCAGGGCACCCTGACGAAAGGCGTCAGGGGATCGGCACCGCCAGGAGCTCGGATAGGgtggccagatagcaagtgtgaaaaactgggacaggaggtgggggggtaataggagcctatataagaaaaagccccaaatatcaggactgtccctataaaatcgggacatctggtcaccctaagctcggATCCCACCAGACGAGCTGCTCGCAGGGCaaggggccgggggccggcagtggagggggcagagcgcctcctgctggagcCTGTTCCTGGCGGGCCTCCCGCCCGTGGGCTGAGCAGGCCTGAGTCTGCTGAATGGGAGCCCACGTCCCCGGGGGCCGTCACCCAGGAACCCGCCTCACCTCTGCCCTCTGGCTGCTGGGCAGCTGGGCGTTCAGCACGGGCATCAGCGGGGGCAGGGCGGCGGCCTGGACCTGGCGCTTGCTCCGGGCGTGCTCGATGCTGTACGTCAGCACCAGGACGATGGGGCGGAGCTTGTCCCGGATGCTGTCCTGTAATGAGGGAGCAGGGGGCTGAGCCGGCGGcaggccggggggcgggggcgggggcggggggccggggcgggggcagcaggaCCCACCTGCAGCTGGAAGGTGGCCTTGACGCAGGCAGGGGCGCGCTGGTGGGGCAGCTCCACCACGTCCGAGAACTGGTGTTCGGGGTCCGTGGGCTTCCGGTCCAGGAAGGCGACTCTAGGGGCCTGGCCCAGCTTCCGCCGGTCCACGTCAGCGTCCAAGGTGTACGCGAGCgctgggggcggagggagggagggcgggcatGGGCTCTGCTGCGCCTTCCATTCCTGGGGAGATTGCTCACCCCTCggcaaaatgcagccacctctggggtgggcacGGCAGCTGTTTATACGGGGATCTGTcacccagtgctgagatgcagccacctctggggtagggctCCCCAGGTAGCTTAGAGCACCCTCAGGTTGCTCTGGGTTGTGTCCTGCTTCCCTTAGCATCCTCTGGGCTCTGGGAGACAGAACAGCCGTGGGGCAGCGTGCTCTGGACGTCTCCCTGTGCCGGGTCTGGGAGCAGGGCCGATGCAGGGGGGGTATTCTCAGGTGGtatcctcccgcccccccagcgcggcaCGTCCAGGCCTGGGGAGCACAGGGCCTGGCCCGGCAGTACTCACTGACGCGGGGGCTGTAACTGGCAGGACTGGCCGTGTAGCTGAAGCAGGCTCGTATGTCCACGCTGCACAGGGAAACCACAGAAAGGCTCGGCCTGAGACAGGGCCAACATCAAACCAGCCGTCCCTCCCAGCTGGGGGGACTCAGCACCCCACCCTccgggaaggaggaggaagagcagaacctggctctgagcagctgctgggaccAGGAATTTGCCCCTTTTGTCGGGGTCAGAGTGCGCCGCTGCCCTCGAGATGGGCGGCGCTAACCCCATTGTgcccctggggaaactgaggcagggattgGCCCAAGGCCCAACAGGTCAGTAGCAGTactgggcacagaacccaggagtcctggctccctgccctacTCCCTaccggctctaaccactagacctccctctctccctgggtGTGGAAAGTGTGCGTGGCTGGCGGGGGTGATACAGGCACAGCTCTGGATCCCAGGGAGCCTGGAGGTGGGGGCGAGGAcgggcagccccctccccaggcccGCTCTCACCAGATGCCCAGGTGGTGGGGGCAGTTCCTGCTCTCCAGGTCGATgttcgggggggagagggagacgtTCTTGGAGACGTGGATGACGGGCCGGGCTCTGCAAAGCAAGAGGGGAAACCGCTGGCAAAGGCGCCCGGCCGGCCCACGCCCCGGCTGCACCAGGCCTCCAGCTCTGCACGGTGTGCGGGTCCCATCCCCTCCGCCCGCCGGGTCCAGGTGGACCAGTTGGCTGCGCCAGCGTCACCCAGGGGGCTGATCCAGCCGGACGCAGTGCAACGCCCAGGGCTGGAGGGGCCAGAGTCCCACCAGGCCGCTCCCTGCCCAGCACACGGCCCCGTCCATCAGCCTGGGGCAGCGGGCAGTGCCCACCTGTACAGCACCACGCTGTCCGAGAGCGAGCCAACGAGCAGGTCCGGGTAGAGATTCCCGTCGATGTCCAGGCCCCCGGACAGGGAGTAGCCGAAAGTCCTCACCC
Proteins encoded in this region:
- the ITGA7 gene encoding integrin alpha-7 isoform X8, whose protein sequence is MKRHNVKSYENYQRLIYVVVRRGAAGGPGRAETCFSVDSGKGLTRQDQLSFVTGAPRANHTGAVLILRRDNVNRLVPEAVLPGEQLTSSFGYAVAVVDLNSDGWMDLVVGAPHFFDRQEEIGGAAYVYINQAGRWEGARPIRLNGTSRSMFGIGLAALGDLNQDGFQDIAVGAPFDGAGKVYIYHGSNLGIVTKPAQVLDGEGVGVRTFGYSLSGGLDIDGNLYPDLLVGSLSDSVVLYRARPVIHVSKNVSLSPPNIDLESRNCPHHLGICVDIRACFSYTASPASYSPRVTLAYTLDADVDRRKLGQAPRVAFLDRKPTDPEHQFSDVVELPHQRAPACVKATFQLQDSIRDKLRPIVLVLTYSIEHARSKRQVQAAALPPLMPVLNAQLPSSQRAEVNFLKQGCGEDKICQSNLELRYQFCSRVGDAEFLPLPRGADGTAVFAMSDQKDVALEIQVTNLPSDPAAPQRDGDDAHEALLTATFPEALPYSGVRAHDAWAGPGLEKQPCLPNLNASQVQCELGNPMKRGAQVRFYLIVSTSGITIETRELELELELSTISEQPGLRPVTARARVVIELPLSVTGVAIPRRLFFGGRVRGESAVRTEGQVGSAVRYEVTVSNRGQSLNTLGSAFLNLMWPHEIANGKWLLYPLRLELAARPGQRVACSPAANPLRLALESHGQDRSRREAERPEVPSTGPWWHRAHAERKNVTLDCARGTARCLVFQCPLHSFDRSAVLTVWGRLWNSTFLEEYPAVISVELLVRANITVKSTIQNLVLKDAATQIPVTIYLDPSAAVPRGVPWWIILIAVLAGVLVLGLLVSVLWKVGFFKRSRPQQAVVPQYHAIKIPREERQLFREEKTGTIQRKEWVTNWSEGGDSHVPISG